Proteins encoded within one genomic window of Actinomycetota bacterium:
- a CDS encoding 2-oxoacid:ferredoxin oxidoreductase subunit beta, translating to MTETLTYTRKDFQSDQEVKWCPGCGDFTILASIQSFFAEAGLPKENFVVISGIGCSSRFPYYMNTYGMHTIHGRAPAIASGIAITRPELSVWVTTGDGDALSIGGNHFIHLMRRNVNVKLVLFNNQIYGLTKGQYSPTSEVGKITKSSPMGSIDRPFNPVSLALGAEASFVARTIDMDRKHTMEILRAAYEHRGTALIEIYQNCNVFNNHAFLELTGKQIRDENRINLEHGKPVVFGPEGEHAVILENGAAKVVPTASVDPSQIVVHDAHAVNPSVAFALSRLSHGPHGPTPLGIFRSVERPVYEDVLQQQIDTAQEKKGVGDLDELLRSAGTWTVE from the coding sequence ATGACCGAGACACTCACCTATACACGCAAGGACTTCCAGTCCGATCAAGAAGTCAAGTGGTGCCCCGGCTGTGGGGATTTCACCATTCTGGCATCCATCCAGTCGTTCTTCGCCGAGGCAGGCCTGCCGAAAGAGAACTTCGTCGTGATCTCGGGAATCGGCTGCTCCTCCCGTTTCCCGTACTACATGAACACCTACGGCATGCACACCATCCATGGCCGGGCCCCGGCGATCGCCTCCGGCATCGCAATCACCCGTCCGGAGTTGTCTGTCTGGGTGACCACGGGCGACGGTGATGCACTGTCGATCGGCGGGAACCATTTCATCCACCTGATGCGCCGCAACGTGAACGTCAAGCTCGTGTTGTTCAACAACCAGATCTACGGCCTCACGAAAGGCCAGTACTCGCCGACCAGTGAAGTCGGCAAGATCACCAAGTCGAGCCCGATGGGTTCGATCGATCGGCCGTTCAACCCGGTGAGCCTCGCGCTCGGCGCCGAGGCCTCGTTCGTGGCGCGAACCATCGACATGGATCGCAAGCACACGATGGAGATTCTCCGGGCCGCGTACGAGCATCGGGGCACCGCGCTCATCGAGATCTACCAGAACTGCAACGTGTTCAACAATCATGCGTTCCTGGAACTGACCGGGAAGCAGATTCGTGACGAGAACCGGATCAATCTCGAGCACGGCAAACCGGTCGTGTTCGGCCCCGAGGGCGAGCATGCGGTGATCCTGGAGAACGGCGCCGCGAAGGTGGTTCCGACGGCATCCGTCGATCCGTCACAGATCGTCGTGCACGACGCGCACGCGGTGAACCCGAGCGTTGCATTCGCACTGAGCCGCCTGTCGCACGGCCCGCACGGCCCCACCCCGCTTGGAATCTTCCGGAGCGTGGAGCGGCCGGTCTATGAGGACGTTCTCCAGCAGCAGATCGACACTGCCCAGGAAAAGAAGGGCGTCGGCGACCTCGACGAGCTTCTCCGCTCGGCAGGAACCTGGACGGTCGAGTAG
- a CDS encoding 2-oxoacid:acceptor oxidoreductase subunit alpha: MQLAGTRFTSDSALFGNDLATFPNFPAEIRAPAGTVAGVSSFQVQIADFDILTPGDEADVLVAMNPAALKAHLKGVKPGGMIIANADAFEPRNLKKAGFESNPLEDGSLDGYRVFAVPMERLTKAAVADTGVSSRDALRSKNLFALGLLGWIFTRPIDPTIDWLKKKFASRPEVAAANIASLKGGYNYGENTAAFKHTFHVRKAALEPGEYTNVTGNTALSWGLIAAAKAAGLRLFYGSYPITPASDILQELAKRRNFDVMTFQAEDEIAGIGSAIGAAFSGHLAATGTSGPGLALKSESVSLAVSIELPLVIIDVQRAGPSTGLPTKVEQTDLLFAMYGRHGEAPLPILAAKSPSDAFDTAIEAARLALKYMTPVILLSDNYIANGSEPWLLPDLDSLPDISVPFAVEPNADGRFLPYLRDEKTLARPWAIPGTPGLEHRVGGLEKQEVIGNVSYDPANHQLMTDIRAWKIRGIANDIPSLEVEGDEDADLLVLGWGSTYGPIMGAVRRVRKDGLKAATAHLRYLNPFPANLGDILLKYRTILVPEVNSGQLRHLLRAEYLVPAVGLNQVTGFPFKVSTVEKKIREILA; this comes from the coding sequence ATGCAGCTGGCCGGGACCCGCTTCACAAGCGATTCGGCCTTGTTCGGCAACGACCTCGCAACATTCCCAAACTTCCCCGCCGAGATCAGGGCACCGGCCGGTACCGTCGCCGGCGTTTCTTCGTTCCAGGTGCAGATCGCAGATTTCGACATTCTCACGCCAGGTGATGAAGCCGACGTCTTGGTGGCAATGAATCCCGCCGCACTCAAGGCACACCTCAAGGGCGTGAAACCAGGCGGCATGATCATCGCGAACGCCGACGCTTTCGAACCTCGGAACCTGAAAAAGGCCGGTTTCGAATCCAATCCGTTGGAAGATGGTTCGCTGGACGGCTACCGGGTCTTCGCGGTGCCGATGGAACGTCTCACGAAGGCCGCCGTCGCGGACACCGGGGTCAGCAGCAGAGATGCGTTGCGATCCAAGAACCTGTTCGCGCTCGGATTGCTCGGATGGATCTTCACCCGGCCGATCGACCCCACGATCGACTGGCTCAAGAAGAAGTTCGCCTCCAGACCCGAGGTCGCGGCAGCCAACATCGCCTCCCTGAAGGGTGGCTACAACTACGGCGAGAACACGGCCGCGTTCAAACACACGTTCCACGTTCGGAAAGCGGCCCTCGAACCCGGCGAGTACACGAATGTGACCGGCAACACGGCGCTGTCCTGGGGACTGATCGCCGCTGCAAAGGCGGCAGGGCTCCGGCTGTTCTACGGCAGCTACCCGATCACTCCCGCGTCGGACATTTTGCAGGAACTGGCGAAGCGCAGGAATTTCGATGTCATGACGTTCCAGGCGGAAGATGAGATCGCAGGTATCGGCTCCGCCATCGGAGCTGCATTCTCCGGACACCTCGCCGCGACGGGAACCAGCGGACCGGGCCTCGCCCTCAAGAGTGAGTCGGTGTCGCTGGCGGTCAGCATCGAGCTGCCGCTGGTGATCATCGATGTTCAGCGGGCAGGGCCGTCGACGGGTTTGCCGACGAAAGTCGAGCAGACGGATCTGCTCTTCGCCATGTATGGGCGCCACGGGGAGGCTCCGCTGCCGATCCTTGCCGCCAAGTCGCCGTCCGACGCGTTCGATACCGCGATCGAGGCGGCCAGACTCGCTCTCAAGTACATGACACCGGTGATCCTGCTGTCCGACAACTACATCGCCAACGGCTCGGAACCATGGCTGCTGCCGGACCTCGACTCGCTGCCGGACATCTCCGTTCCCTTCGCGGTCGAACCGAACGCGGATGGGCGCTTCCTGCCATATCTGCGGGACGAGAAGACGTTGGCAAGGCCGTGGGCAATCCCGGGGACACCGGGGCTCGAACATCGTGTCGGCGGCCTCGAGAAGCAGGAGGTCATCGGAAACGTCTCGTACGATCCGGCCAACCACCAGCTGATGACCGACATCAGAGCCTGGAAGATCCGAGGCATCGCCAATGACATTCCCTCGTTGGAGGTTGAAGGCGACGAAGACGCCGACTTGTTGGTACTCGGCTGGGGTTCGACGTATGGACCGATCATGGGGGCGGTCAGGCGGGTCCGCAAGGACGGCTTGAAGGCCGCTACAGCCCATCTGCGGTACCTGAACCCGTTCCCGGCCAACCTCGGTGACATTCTGTTGAAGTATCGGACGATTCTCGTACCGGAGGTCAACTCCGGGCAGCTTCGTCATCTGCTCCGAGCCGAGTACCTGGTGCCCGCCGTGGGCCTCAACCAGGTGACCGGGTTCCCGTTCAAGGTATCGACCGTCGAGAAGAAGATCCGGGAGATCCTCGCATGA
- a CDS encoding amidase, protein MVNVSGNAEAVRRGEIGAVEVIASALDRSKSYQDTLNAYTLIDEERALARAKIIDQLVARGQDPGPLAGVPIALKDLIDQAGLPTTCGSGFYKRIADRSATIVERLEAAGAVIIGRTGLHEFAYGFSSENHWFGPVRNPWDTQTSPGGSSGGSAVAVAAGLAAAAIGTDTGGSVRVPAGMCGVVGLKVTHGRVPLTGVFPLAKSLDTVGPLGRSVEDVTLLYTALAGHDPHDPWSAPRPVPIPDEARADLSGIRIGLPQPWITDAPAAPNVVTAFATAIDRISDAGAIVTELRAPTLVPSRYGGWIVGGEAANVHRPWFGNRPYGPAVAERLRTAFDITIDQYIDALEWTAKLRNATALAFQDVDLLLTPTVAATRKTIGEPTIDGVPYRRVLSWFSSLVNHMGVPALSVPLRAPGTPPPSLQLIAPRWAEHRLLATGRALENLRIAAFSPPPIP, encoded by the coding sequence GTGGTGAACGTCTCCGGCAACGCAGAAGCCGTCCGTCGAGGTGAGATCGGCGCGGTGGAAGTGATCGCGAGCGCCCTGGACCGCAGCAAGTCCTACCAGGACACGCTCAACGCCTACACGCTCATCGATGAGGAGCGCGCGCTGGCACGAGCGAAGATCATTGACCAGCTGGTTGCCCGGGGCCAGGATCCAGGGCCGCTCGCCGGGGTTCCGATCGCCCTCAAAGATCTCATCGATCAGGCGGGACTCCCCACGACCTGTGGCTCGGGCTTCTACAAACGGATCGCCGACCGATCGGCAACCATCGTCGAACGCCTCGAAGCGGCCGGCGCCGTAATCATCGGCAGGACCGGCCTCCACGAGTTCGCCTACGGATTCTCGAGTGAGAACCACTGGTTCGGTCCCGTTCGCAATCCATGGGATACCCAGACTTCCCCCGGCGGGTCGTCGGGAGGTTCCGCCGTCGCTGTCGCCGCGGGTCTCGCTGCCGCCGCGATCGGGACCGACACGGGCGGTTCCGTGCGCGTGCCCGCGGGCATGTGCGGCGTTGTCGGGCTCAAGGTGACCCACGGACGGGTTCCGCTCACCGGAGTGTTCCCGCTCGCCAAATCACTGGACACGGTCGGGCCGCTCGGACGAAGCGTCGAAGACGTGACGCTCCTGTACACGGCTCTGGCAGGACACGATCCACACGACCCGTGGTCGGCTCCCCGCCCGGTACCGATACCCGACGAGGCACGAGCCGACCTCTCCGGGATACGCATCGGTCTCCCCCAGCCATGGATCACCGACGCTCCCGCGGCCCCGAACGTCGTAACTGCATTCGCGACCGCAATCGATCGAATCTCCGACGCGGGTGCGATCGTCACCGAACTCCGGGCCCCGACACTCGTGCCGTCCCGGTACGGTGGATGGATCGTCGGCGGTGAGGCCGCGAACGTTCACCGCCCATGGTTCGGGAACCGACCCTACGGTCCGGCCGTGGCCGAACGGCTGCGCACCGCATTCGATATCACGATCGATCAATACATCGACGCACTCGAGTGGACGGCGAAGCTGCGCAACGCGACGGCGCTCGCCTTCCAGGACGTGGACCTGCTTCTGACACCGACGGTCGCGGCAACCCGCAAGACGATCGGAGAACCGACCATCGATGGTGTCCCGTATCGCAGGGTACTTTCGTGGTTCTCTTCACTCGTCAACCACATGGGTGTGCCGGCCTTGAGCGTGCCGCTCCGCGCACCGGGGACACCACCTCCTTCCCTGCAACTCATAGCTCCCCGGTGGGCCGAACACCGCCTTCTCGCCACGGGAAGGGCACTTGAGAATCTTCGCATCGCGGCCTTCTCCCCGCCCCCGATTCCCTGA
- a CDS encoding DUF3048 domain-containing protein translates to MRSLLITIFALSLLATACSGKAADTTATTTAAVTTTTTTTAATTTTTAATTTTAEPTTTTTVYDGPVAPLNGLPVDDPALIDRRVLAVKIDNHAAARPQSGLPDADAIIELPVEGVTRFIALFNVGDSTYLGPIRSGRPTDPGLIKPLGATFAISGASNWITRFIRNANVPLLYAPSPEMFRISLRKPPHNLYGSTPALRALADSLRFPDAPPPNLFTWGPLKPDGPATKITLYWSPRTVWTWDGEHYTRTSDGRPHEWLAKDGTTGPIAADTLVVIVARRYTARPPKPSDGKSVPAMDTVGSGRVLVFAGGEVEEGTWTRDSTEEVFHLKRPDGSTLTVPPGKPWISIFPDTLDIEW, encoded by the coding sequence ATGCGATCGCTCCTCATCACGATCTTCGCCCTCTCTCTGCTCGCGACGGCCTGCTCGGGGAAGGCCGCGGATACGACCGCAACGACGACTGCAGCCGTGACGACGACCACCACAACCACGGCCGCGACGACCACGACCACGGCCGCTACGACCACGACGGCCGAGCCAACGACCACCACGACCGTCTACGACGGTCCGGTCGCGCCACTCAACGGCCTTCCCGTCGACGATCCGGCGCTCATCGACCGCAGAGTGCTCGCCGTCAAGATCGACAACCACGCGGCTGCCCGCCCGCAGTCGGGGCTGCCGGACGCCGACGCGATCATCGAACTCCCCGTCGAAGGGGTCACACGATTCATAGCCCTGTTCAATGTGGGTGATTCGACGTATCTCGGACCGATCCGGTCTGGACGCCCAACCGACCCTGGACTGATCAAACCCCTTGGAGCGACCTTCGCCATCAGCGGAGCTTCGAACTGGATCACCCGCTTCATCCGCAATGCGAACGTTCCCCTCCTCTACGCGCCCTCACCGGAGATGTTCCGCATCTCCCTGCGTAAACCGCCCCATAACCTGTATGGCAGCACTCCGGCGCTCCGCGCGCTCGCCGATTCTTTGCGCTTCCCCGACGCACCTCCACCAAACCTGTTCACCTGGGGACCGCTCAAACCCGACGGTCCCGCGACCAAGATCACCCTCTACTGGTCTCCACGAACCGTCTGGACCTGGGACGGCGAGCACTACACGCGCACATCCGACGGCAGGCCACACGAGTGGCTCGCCAAAGATGGCACAACCGGCCCCATCGCAGCGGACACGCTCGTCGTGATCGTCGCCCGCAGATACACGGCACGGCCTCCCAAACCTTCCGACGGGAAGTCCGTCCCGGCCATGGACACCGTCGGTTCGGGCCGCGTCCTCGTGTTCGCGGGAGGCGAGGTCGAAGAGGGCACGTGGACCAGAGACTCCACCGAGGAAGTCTTCCACCTGAAACGCCCCGACGGATCCACCCTGACGGTCCCCCCGGGCAAACCATGGATCTCGATCTTCCCCGACACTCTCGACATCGAGTGGTGA